A region of Lujinxingia litoralis DNA encodes the following proteins:
- a CDS encoding tetratricopeptide repeat protein: MPDLTLKSSAARRALALLLSTSLLGAPTVAFAQDDARERATHFYEQASEAYSQGHFERTIDLLERAFAHDQNLVYKYNQILAYQGLGKFEEALRVLDIYAEPMEADGRFDDILEIRANLEEAIAEKQSEVVKAPDEGETTGETPVEAPAMEAPPEVDDAGSNVLAWSLIGTGGAALAAGALLGSGVLIGDTIERLENSTTPETYQQVYSGEFSREDDLSMVKTHNGITIGLLIGGVVLGAAGSTLLFLDQRTDRDDSATLSISPAAGPGFAGASLRGQF; this comes from the coding sequence ATGCCTGACCTGACCTTGAAATCCTCCGCGGCGCGCCGGGCGCTGGCACTTCTCCTCTCGACCTCGCTGCTGGGCGCGCCGACCGTGGCCTTTGCCCAGGACGACGCCCGCGAGCGCGCCACCCACTTCTATGAGCAGGCCAGCGAGGCCTACAGCCAGGGCCATTTCGAGCGCACCATCGACCTGCTGGAGCGCGCCTTCGCCCACGATCAGAACCTGGTCTACAAATACAACCAGATCTTGGCCTACCAGGGGCTTGGCAAGTTTGAAGAGGCGCTGCGCGTCCTCGACATCTACGCCGAGCCGATGGAGGCCGACGGGCGTTTTGACGATATTTTGGAGATCCGCGCCAATCTCGAAGAGGCCATCGCCGAGAAGCAAAGCGAGGTGGTGAAAGCCCCCGACGAGGGCGAAACCACCGGGGAGACGCCGGTCGAAGCGCCGGCGATGGAAGCGCCCCCCGAGGTCGACGACGCCGGGTCCAACGTCCTGGCCTGGTCGCTGATCGGCACCGGCGGTGCGGCCCTGGCCGCCGGCGCGCTTCTGGGGAGTGGGGTGTTGATCGGGGATACGATCGAGCGGTTGGAAAACTCCACAACGCCGGAGACGTATCAACAAGTCTATTCTGGCGAGTTTAGTCGAGAAGATGATCTAAGCATGGTGAAGACCCACAATGGAATCACCATAGGTCTCCTTATTGGAGGGGTTGTGCTCGGCGCTGCCGGGTCCACGCTGCTTTTTCTGGACCAGCGCACCGATCGTGATGATAGCGC